In one Solanum lycopersicum chromosome 11, SLM_r2.1 genomic region, the following are encoded:
- the LOC138339420 gene encoding uncharacterized protein: protein MLSYALLGYQTTVRTSTGATSYLLVYGTEAVVPVEVEIPSLRIIQEAELSNADWVSKRIDQLALIDEKRMVAVCHGHLYRQRMTRAFHKRVRTRNFEVDQLVLKRIFPHQDEYKGKFAPNWQGPYMVRKVLSGGALVVSEMDGAVWPKPINSDAVNRIPASTAYVGATRVWSCLQ, encoded by the coding sequence atgttgtCGTATGCTCTGCTAGGTTATCAAACAACGGTCAGAACGTCGACTGGGGCCACTTCATACTTGCTAGTATATGGAACAGAAGCAGTCGTGcctgttgaagtcgagataccgtcattaaggatcatccaagaagctgagttAAGCAATGCTGACTGGGTTAGCAAACGGATTGATCAACtagctttgattgatgagaagagaatggtcGCCGTTTGCCATGGCCATTTGTATAGACAGAGAATGACTCgcgcttttcacaaaagagtaagaaccaggaattttgaagttgatcagttggttcttaagcgtatttttcctcatcaagacgagtacaaaggaaagttcgcacCAAACTGGCAAGGCCCCTACATGGTTCGTAAAgtactatctggaggtgctttggtcGTGTCAGAGATGGATGGCGCTGTGTGGCCCaaacctatcaactcagatgctgtcaaccggattcctgcctcaacggcaTACGTAGGCGCCACGAGGGTTTGGTCATGTCTCCAGTAA